A region of Chloroflexota bacterium DNA encodes the following proteins:
- a CDS encoding GAF domain-containing protein translates to MSAVTELPTTPIERENIKTRFLSAAIALYQLIALVVLGALIFSAVNWLKYPFIGAFVEHTLIVNTIQPVQPDTWNARNAGFEFGDQLLAIEGVDLQHIGDLFEQLSQYQVGDEVAIMARTLGGEITTRSVVLQRMSRSDLFANMIIPWFIGLVYAGSGLWVFSLRAKDASGRVFALFTASAAIAVAGIFDIHTFNRFTYLWTASLAIAGGAIFNLGWVFPQESRRFRKSTHFQWLGYLIGGGLLLWALPTLFNMLRPAAYIWAWRLEYAFLGVVLLFFVGVAAYRRYTSTSPLMRQQGRIILWGASISFMPIAIWFLATANRPEIRFSAYLLLPLILFPLAVAYAILRYRLLNTDYLFSRFIMYALLTAVTVSGYALMVSGLSLVLGGAISPNNPLLVGLMVFLLAAFFNPLRTYLQQLVDTVFFRGQGAYQEQLRKFGQDLSPAVGLDEIGALLRLYVEETIKPAQLHIFTPDSLSDYYIALPDASKQRTTDLSFATTSALPGMLERNKTHLFIGGGTELPSALESEKARIALLGAQVFAPLLGRDTRLIGFMALTSRATGEPYSPQDLEYLSSLSDQAAIAIERNQVISVLERR, encoded by the coding sequence ATGAGTGCAGTTACCGAATTGCCCACCACGCCCATTGAGCGAGAAAATATCAAAACTCGCTTCCTTTCTGCAGCCATCGCGCTCTACCAATTGATCGCCCTGGTAGTTCTGGGAGCATTAATTTTCTCAGCAGTAAACTGGCTGAAATACCCATTTATTGGCGCGTTTGTTGAACACACATTGATCGTTAATACCATTCAGCCGGTGCAGCCCGATACCTGGAATGCGCGCAACGCCGGTTTTGAATTTGGTGATCAATTGCTTGCGATTGAAGGGGTTGATCTGCAACACATCGGGGATTTATTTGAGCAGCTGAGCCAGTACCAGGTAGGTGATGAAGTGGCGATTATGGCGCGCACTCTGGGGGGTGAAATTACCACGCGTTCGGTTGTGCTTCAGCGTATGTCTCGAAGCGATCTATTCGCCAATATGATTATTCCCTGGTTCATTGGTTTGGTCTACGCGGGGAGCGGCCTGTGGGTATTCAGCCTGCGCGCTAAGGACGCTTCAGGGCGTGTATTCGCGCTCTTTACGGCCTCCGCTGCAATTGCTGTCGCCGGAATTTTTGACATCCACACTTTTAATCGGTTTACATATCTCTGGACGGCCAGCCTCGCCATTGCCGGAGGAGCCATTTTTAACCTGGGCTGGGTATTTCCACAGGAATCGCGCCGTTTTCGCAAATCCACCCATTTCCAGTGGCTCGGCTACCTGATTGGCGGGGGATTACTGCTTTGGGCGTTGCCTACGTTATTCAACATGCTGCGTCCTGCCGCGTATATTTGGGCCTGGCGGCTGGAGTATGCCTTTTTGGGGGTTGTGTTGTTATTCTTCGTGGGTGTGGCAGCCTATCGACGTTATACATCCACTTCGCCGCTGATGCGGCAACAGGGGCGCATTATCCTGTGGGGCGCTTCGATTTCCTTTATGCCGATTGCGATATGGTTTCTGGCGACGGCCAATCGCCCGGAGATTCGGTTTAGCGCTTATTTGCTCTTGCCGCTGATCTTGTTCCCGTTGGCCGTAGCTTATGCCATTTTGCGCTATCGTCTGTTGAATACCGATTACCTGTTCAGCCGATTTATTATGTATGCCCTGCTCACGGCCGTTACGGTCAGCGGCTATGCCCTGATGGTTAGCGGTCTGAGCCTGGTCTTGGGCGGCGCGATTAGCCCCAATAATCCCTTGTTGGTTGGCCTGATGGTTTTCTTGCTGGCCGCATTTTTCAATCCTCTGCGAACGTATCTCCAACAGCTCGTGGATACTGTGTTCTTCCGCGGACAGGGTGCCTATCAGGAGCAATTACGAAAATTTGGACAGGACCTCAGCCCCGCGGTGGGGCTGGATGAAATTGGCGCTTTGCTGCGCCTGTATGTCGAAGAGACAATCAAACCGGCCCAATTGCATATTTTTACGCCCGATTCGCTCAGCGATTATTATATCGCCTTGCCCGATGCCAGCAAACAACGCACCACAGATTTAAGCTTCGCCACAACCAGCGCATTGCCGGGGATGTTGGAACGCAACAAAACCCATCTGTTCATTGGGGGGGGAACAGAATTGCCATCCGCTTTGGAATCGGAAAAAGCGCGTATCGCTTTACTGGGCGCGCAGGTATTTGCCCCGTTGCTGGGACGTGATACCCGGCTGATTGGCTTTATGGCCCTCACCTCGCGCGCAACTGGCGAACCCTATAGCCCGCAAGATTTGGAGTACCTCTCCTCTTTGAGCGACCAGGCTGCCATCGCCATTGAGCGTAACCAGGTAATTTCTGTCTTGGAGCGGCGTG
- a CDS encoding ABC transporter ATP-binding protein, with translation MAFFSNLDIESYDRNYSDRELVRRIWELFIPHKRRLFGIIVLLLSLSASSAAIPLLVARGLDLMSGESGGSGIYLLSGAVLLAGFYTWAANWARRRLTARVVGDVVYTIRTTAFAAATGHDLSFFDTFASGKIVSRITSDTREFGQLVTLITDLISQFGQAIILGVVLVGTSGKLSLYVFGFLPILFLAAWGFRSLARNVTRRGMRAMANVNAAIKETVSGISVAKNYRQEATIFDEFDAANQASFRVNVQRGFILSLVFPSLNGLGGVATAVLVYVGGLSVMQGAVTAGTWYLFLMSLDRFFFPILNLSAFWAQVQSGLSAAERAFALMDAESAIVQHDQQPAPPLSGDIRFVGLSFSYTEQEPVLENFDLHISSGESVALVGHTGAGKSSIAKLIARFYEFQAGQLLVDGHDIRSFNLHQYRSQLGIVSQSPFLFSGTVAENICYACPQIDMAEVLQTARQIGGGDWLDTLPHGLDTEVGERGGRLSMGQRQLISLLRVLISRPAIFILDEATASIDPFTEWQIQQALNLILQNSTSILIAHRLSTVKAADRILVLEQGRILEEGNHAALMKSSGHYASLYNTYFRHQSLEYVEQSRQVLASH, from the coding sequence ATGGCCTTCTTTTCAAACCTCGATATCGAATCTTACGACCGCAATTATAGCGACCGCGAACTCGTGCGCCGCATTTGGGAATTATTTATCCCCCACAAACGGCGACTTTTTGGGATCATCGTATTATTGTTGAGCCTTTCGGCCTCATCGGCGGCTATCCCCTTGTTAGTTGCGCGTGGCCTCGATTTGATGTCCGGCGAGTCGGGCGGGAGCGGCATCTACCTGCTTTCTGGGGCGGTGCTGCTGGCCGGGTTCTATACCTGGGCTGCCAATTGGGCTCGCCGCCGCCTGACCGCTCGCGTGGTTGGCGATGTGGTTTACACCATCCGTACCACGGCTTTTGCCGCCGCAACCGGGCACGATCTCTCGTTTTTTGATACCTTTGCTTCGGGGAAAATTGTTTCCCGGATTACTTCGGATACGCGCGAATTTGGGCAGCTGGTTACACTGATTACGGATTTGATTTCCCAGTTTGGACAGGCGATCATCCTTGGGGTGGTGTTGGTCGGCACGTCTGGGAAGTTGTCGCTGTATGTCTTTGGTTTTCTTCCTATTTTGTTCCTAGCGGCGTGGGGATTCCGCTCTCTGGCGCGCAATGTCACCCGCCGGGGGATGCGGGCTATGGCAAATGTCAACGCCGCTATCAAAGAGACTGTCAGCGGTATTTCCGTCGCCAAGAACTACCGTCAGGAAGCGACCATATTTGATGAATTCGACGCTGCTAATCAAGCCTCCTTCCGCGTCAATGTGCAGCGCGGCTTTATTCTCTCGCTGGTCTTCCCTTCGCTTAATGGATTGGGCGGCGTTGCTACCGCAGTTTTGGTGTATGTGGGCGGGCTATCGGTGATGCAGGGTGCGGTGACGGCCGGGACGTGGTATCTTTTCCTGATGAGCCTGGATCGCTTCTTTTTTCCTATACTTAACCTTTCGGCGTTTTGGGCGCAAGTGCAGTCGGGGCTTTCAGCCGCCGAACGCGCCTTCGCGCTGATGGATGCCGAATCGGCTATCGTGCAGCACGATCAGCAGCCCGCGCCGCCCCTCAGCGGAGATATTCGTTTTGTCGGGCTGAGTTTCAGCTACACTGAGCAAGAACCTGTCTTGGAGAATTTTGACCTTCATATTAGCTCCGGCGAGAGTGTTGCCCTGGTGGGGCATACTGGGGCGGGCAAATCTTCGATTGCCAAGCTGATCGCGCGTTTCTATGAGTTTCAGGCCGGGCAACTGCTCGTCGATGGGCATGATATTCGCAGTTTTAATTTACATCAATACCGCAGCCAATTGGGGATTGTCTCGCAAAGCCCCTTCCTGTTTTCGGGCACTGTCGCCGAGAACATCTGCTACGCCTGCCCGCAAATCGATATGGCTGAAGTCTTGCAAACCGCGCGTCAGATTGGCGGCGGCGATTGGCTCGATACCCTGCCGCACGGCCTGGATACGGAAGTGGGCGAGCGCGGCGGGCGCCTCTCAATGGGGCAGCGCCAATTGATTTCGCTATTGCGAGTGCTCATAAGCCGCCCGGCGATCTTCATCCTCGATGAGGCCACTGCCAGCATTGATCCTTTTACGGAGTGGCAAATACAACAGGCGCTGAATCTGATCTTGCAGAATAGTACCAGCATCCTGATTGCACACCGCCTCTCTACTGTCAAGGCCGCCGACCGTATTTTGGTTTTGGAGCAGGGCCGCATTCTCGAAGAGGGCAATCACGCCGCGCTGATGAAATCTTCCGGCCATTATGCCAGCCTATATAATACCTATTTCCGCCATCAAAGCCTGGAATATGTAGAACAATCTCGCCAGGTTCTCGCCAGCCATTGA